GCGACCAAATTAAGGCATAAGCTCCCACATTTTGAAGCTATTTGTAATACCGTCCAACCAATGACTAAAAATATTGGCAAAACTAGTGGATGGATATAAATTTGACGCTATTTGGATGTTGGACCATGTAGAACGTGCAAACTTGCATTACAAAAAAGGGTGTTCGATTGTCTCGTCATGATTACAAAAACAACACTTCTTATTCCATGTCCAGTTGAGTCATGCGAGGTTGTCTTTGGTTAACACAACTCCTTTACGAAGATAACACATGAAGATTTTCACTTTTCGTGAAATCTTGGAGTTCCAAATTTTCTTGTTATTATCCACTGGTACCTTAGAGTGCATAAGTGCACAGTACATATAGGTTATTGTGAAAGACCTTGATGTAGTAAGGTTTCAGCGAAACACATCCTGGTCTTGCGTCAGGTTAATCGAATCCAGTCGGGATAAAAGATTATGCCATGACGCAACTCAGGGCCAATCAAATCCCGCCTAAATGAAATATTCGGCATGAAAGAACTGAGCACGTGCGCCATAGTATTATTCTTATCGTGATAAATGTTATATAAGGCTGGATATTATTCTCTTAGAATAATATTGCCTAGCCAGATGTCTTTGCAGAAACGAATCTCCGACCCTCCTTTATGGTGAAAGATCCAAAGCGAAAGATATGTTTCTTTGCCACCATTAGACCAACCCAAAAGTGCGAGTCATCAAGTTTTCAATATGCCCGAGACACCGCCTTTTGTCCTAGATCCTTGTTGCGCAGCATGGTTTGCCAAATACCGTCCTCAACAAGAATTTTAAACAACCATTTACCGAGGAGGGCCTCATTGTTGACCAGCAGGTTATGAATTCCAAGGCCACCTTGGTTTTTAGGCCTACAAACCACGCTAAAATAATCTGGATCTATAATAGTACAGTCTATGCAGGACCCCTTTTGGGAGTTGGAAGAAAAAAAGCAGATAGAGAACCATATTTGTGAGGACGGAGTTAATCAAAATCAGCCAACCTCTAACTGCGACCAGCTTTCCTTTCCAACCGCTCAACCATTTCTCCATACGCTCCTCCGCATGCTTCCACTCTGCAATGGCGAGACACTGATAATGAACTGGTATTCCGAGACATTTAATCGGAAACTAGCCATGTCCGCAACCAAACATGTCAGCATAATCGACCGTCGCCTCAACGGGTTCTTGAAAGCAGAACAATTCACCTTCATGGAAGTTAATTTTGAGGCTCGATATTTACCCGGACACTGAAAGCAAGAGTTTCATATTTCGAGCTTTGTCCATCCATAAAAAGAATTGTGTCATCCACATATTGCAAACTAGAGAGGCCATCATCCACAAGGTGTGGCATTACTCCTGCAACCTGGCCATCTTGCTTTGAGCGCGCAATCAGAATAGCGAACATGTCAACAACAATGCTAAATAACATTCGGGACATGGGGTCACCCCGTTGTAGTCCTTTTTTGTCCGAAAGTAATGACCTACACCTCATTGACTTTAATGGCCAAACTAACTCCAGTTACAaaaatttggatctacgtactcaCGCCATCGAAGAAACCTTTCCTCCTTAAGGCCCCCATTTGACCTTGTCATATGCTTTTTAAAGTCAATTTCGAATACCACTCCTCTCATGTTTTTTTTGATGCATCTTGTGGACGGTCTCATTGAGGATTACTACACCATCTAgtatattccttccttgcatgaaGTCTGTTTGAgatggtaggacaacatggttagCTATCAAATTTAACCTACTCGTAGCCACTTTGATGAAAATTTTAAAACTGACATTATGAAGGCATATGGGTATGAACTACTGAATCCGTTCGGCCTCCTTCATTTTTGGCAACAAAACAAGCTCGCCAAAATGTTGCCTGAATAGGTCAAGTCGATCGGCATGAAGGCACTTAAACAACTTCAAAAGGCGAGTCTTGATGATATCCCAGAAATTCTGATAGAATTCTGCGGGGAAACCATCAGGGCTTGGAGCTTTGTTGTGTTCCATTTAGAACACCGCCGCTCTCACCTCTTCTTTTGAGAAAGTTGTCGTGAGGATATCATTCTCTTCCACCGTCACTTATGAAATATCGTCTGTTCGAGCCAAATCAAGGGTGACATTCCATTCATCTGGCGCCCCGAACAAAGATTTATAGTAGCTGCCTAGCTGGTGATATACTTTTTGAGCTCCTCCTGACCagctagcagcatctataagttgACGAGCTCGAATGAGCAGAACACTTAATTAGCTTTGCATGCATGTATGAAGTATGCTATTCGATAATTACTTAAGCTTCTGCAAGAGGTAATTTCATTAAACCTTTGGGTATAAATAATAGTGCACCCCGCTAGCTGGGGAAGGTTGACCAGGAAAGATGACATTTGCGAATGTTTTTTCTAGAAGTTTTAGTTGTAGTGGGTGACATTTCTTCACAACAGTATGGCCATTTTTGGTGAGGAAGGAAATGTTATTTCAAGAAAATTGGCACTGCTTAATCACGATCCAATGGCTTTGGGGGCGTTAGCCCGGACCTCCTTCCCTCGGAACGTCACCAATTAACATTGTTGGTGATAATTTGCTAATACACTATTCAACAAGCCAATTATTGATCAACTATTTTGTATATTCCACTATTCGCACTCAGGAGTACTGCAAACCATCTGGTAGTTACCCCCCATTCTCCCGCAACTCTGCCTATATTCCTAATTACCCAACCTGCAACCCTCCTTGTAGTAAGGATATTTTCCAGCTGAAAACGTCTTCGAATTCCTTTTAATAAAATAATAGGAATATTCAGTTTATGAGTGAATCTTTAAGTATTAACAAGGAATATGTGAATGCTATCTTTGCTTATGTGATGCGACATACGAACGCTAGTGATTTATTTGGCAAATTTTAGTACCTTATAGTGCTTTATGTGTGCTTAAAGTGCATAAGTGTTAATACTTACTCATTGTTCATGTATACTATTAATTTAAATCATTAATATATTCCTTGTATATATGCAAGTGGTATacaaaaatcagagaaaattGATATATGCGGTAAGACTTTGACACAGATAGACGGTAAAAGGTGAAATTAACTCTTTAATTTACCTCATGGATTTGATTAATCCTCCAGCCGCTAACGGAGAAGTTTGATTTAGCTACCTAGCTGCATAAACACGTGCTTGATCATCTTGCACCATCGCCTTTGTTCTCTTAGTTGGTTCCCATTTCTCAGTGGTACACGTCTAGATTCTATTTTCTGTTGGTTAAATATATTACTACAAATGCGACACCAGGTCGATTCATCGGAGCATATATATTACTGTTACTAAGGCGAATGATGCTATTTGTTCTTCTGCAGGAGCACAAAAATCACGATgcaatgtttcaaagattcactcAGGCCAAGAACATATATTTATGGCCccacaaacaaaaaataaaatattttttgcaGTGATTTGTTAGTGTCTGGCGGATCTAACTGATGGGTTATCGCTCGTAGCCACATGTGTTAAATCTGAGCCTAGTGACACAATGTTCCATTCACAGGCTAAATTAAGCATTCGATTCCATGGAGAGACATTTATGAGATGGTATTCGCAAGCTGTATCCACATTTCGACCGGAATTTCTCTAAAGCATTTCAAGATTCTTTTAGAGAACTTCTGTAAGTTGGGCGGCGGTTTCTCTAATGAAAATCACTGATAAAGCACTTTAGGTAAAAATAATGCACTCTATTTCTCCTCTTTTTTCAGAGGGAGCTAACTGCACCAGAGCCCACTCTGCGGCATTTTTCCATGTTCATGAATTATTTCAAAAGCCAAAAAAATTTCGGAGGAACAAAAATGCCACAAAAAACCAAATAGTGTAAGAACTGGGTAGAGCTTTCGTGGATGGGTTTGTCCCCAAACATACCAGAAAAAAATCTAAACAATGTGGGTATACGTATGCCATGAAATAAGGGGCGGCAACATATGTTAAACATCATAAGCATTTATCAAGGGATAAATGACTATACCATGTCCATTTATCTGGTAGAAAAATAGTCAtattttgatgaacttttgcatGCTATCATTTCATAGTGTTCCCTACATGCATGTGTTTTCTGTTGTTTTCAAATCCATGAAGATGGGGGATAAACCCACGAGTCTCACTAAGGCGAATAGTGTTGgggaatacatacatacatacatacatacatacatacatacatatatatatatatatatatatatatatcctagtGAATGCACCACACTTCTTTCGCTTGGAATAAACTAAATTAGAACAGTATTGGTGTATACAGATCTCAACGTTTTAATATTGACACATACTCCTGATTTAACATCTATCTTTTTGAAAGCATCTAGCCTTAGTCTCCCCTCTTTCTCTCTCATATAAAGCTATAAATTCTTCCATTCCTTTCGGAAGACACGATAGTTAGGTTCTTCTACCGTTAGTTCGGATGCATGATCGGTGTGCATAAcaatgacatgcatgcatgcatgcatggcactACACACAATAGCATCATTCTTCGGCGCACAAAAATTAAAGTAAATAGTGTTGTACTAGACTGATTTAACTATTTAAGTTGTAGAATTATGTCAACATGCATCTCCATAGATTGTTTGCACGACATGCGTGGAACCTATATGCATAGTGCTGGGTATTGCTAACTAAGTGGTTGTTTGCCTGTCAACCAAATATATATTCCCATGAACGCAGGGGCGGAGACAGGGAGGGGCGAGAAGGGTTCAGACCGAACGTGTGTTGGTACCATTTCGAACGACGAAAGAACATCTACCCAAAAGGTCCTCTTTGATCCAAAAATAGGATCCAGTGGGTTTCATAGCCACCTGTGACCGTTATTTTACCAGGGAACTCCAGATGACGCCCACAACTATATTTTTCACTATTATAAATAGACAATTAGTGCTTTCACACTCCATAAACAGTAGTTATACAAACTTTTGCAACTAAGTGAACCTTGGGTAACTTTATATCTAGGTCTGCGACCGTCCAATGAAGTATTTAGGAGGGAAAATATATTTTCTGTAGCAATGCTTGCCACACAGACCATTCTCATTTAGTAACACCTTAAATAGGGAAATTCCTAACAGGGCTCAGGCTCCATGGAGTTTAAAAAAACATACTTTGAAGTTTCAAAAATTGTGGAAAAAGTACACATGAACTAAGAGATATATACtacatctctgtaaattttcatgatcAAATACACTGTGATTTATATCCATGtgtattccttttcattttttgaaacatcaaaatatgatatttttttaaaattttcaaaaaataaatttCATGGAGCTCGAACTCTAGAAGTACACTTCCCTTAAAGTGCCTCTTACAAAAAATTCTTTCTGAGACCATCTTAGTCCTTTGGTCTACAATATCATATGAAAACCAACTTTTGGTGAAAAACAATGAAAAATACATGGAAATGATGTTTTTAATTTTTAAAAATCATTAAAAATACGAGATGCTAGGAGTATGATGTTCTATTAGCATGTGAAATTCTCAAGTTCAAACACATGATCATTTACGAGGTATGAGAAAAACAAAATCAGTATTTAATAGTGCTGAACAGTAAGCGTCACTATTCAATGATGAATTTGTTTTTTCATAGCTCGTAAATGGTTTTGGCACTATTTAATACTGATTTTGTTTTTCTCCTACCTTGTAAATGGTCATGTGTTTGAACTTGGAACTTCACGTTGCAATCAAACATCTCCTTTTTAATATCCCTTTTTTTGAGATTTTTTCGGAACATTCAAATGTGGTTTCCATGTAGTTTTCtttgaaacttgatttccatGTGATGTTCTTTCTATAAATAATACTCCACATAGTTAACATACACACCTCATTCTATGTTCGCCGCACTCACATAAATGTCTGGACTTTTTTTAGGCCATTACTTCCCGCAACCTCTTGGGTACTAGAAAAAGGAACATGTCACCGACATAGGCAAACTGGCGCATACAACATTATCGGAAACAATTATAGCCGATTACCCTTCTGTTTTTTTAGTGAATTAACTGTACCCGAGCACATTCCACATGACATTTTTCTATGTTTacgaattcttcaaaattcattaAAAATTTGGAGGAATAGGACAACCATAAAGAACCGGGTAGAGATTTCATGCATCGGGTTTTGCCCCCAAACatgccccaaaaataaataaataatatggGTGTACATAATGCTATAAAATAAGAAGCAACAATATATGTTAAATATCATAAGCAGTTGTTATGAAAACTAAAACAAGGATACATGGATTTTCCAAATCCTTTTATCGATGAAAAATTTAGTCATATTTCTCTGATGAGCTTTTCCATGATTTTTGAAAACCCTGAAGATAGGGGATAAACCGCGAGTCTCACTAAATATATATTCAAGTGACTGCACTGCGCCTTCTTTTGCTATAAAATACGAACAAACCAAATTAGTAATAGTGTATATAGATTGCAACGTTTTACTTTGACACATGCACACTCCTGATTTAAGTATGTCTGAGGGCGGCACGATTTCTAGCTTTTCCAAAGCATCTAACCTTAGTCTCCTCCTTTCTTTCTCTTTCGCATAAAGCTACAAATTCTTCTATTCCTTTTGGAAGACACGGCAATGAGGTTCTTCTTCCATTACTTCGGATGCATGGTCGGTCTGCAGAACGAATGACAGCAATGTGCATTCACGCATGGCACTACACACACGGGCATCATTCTTCGGCGCACAAAAGTTGAAGCAAACAGTGCTGTACTAGTACTGATTTAACTAattaagttgtagaatattgtcaACATGCATCTCCATTGATTGTGCCACTAAAGACATGTTTTATGCTGAGCAATGTTACAAGTGTTGGGTACTGCTGACTAGCTAATTGATTTGTCTCCCAACCAAATATCTTCCCACGAGCAACCAAATATCTTCCACGAGCGTGTGTTGCCACTCCACTTTGTCACTGATTAGTCCCTTCCATAGCCACCTGTGACTAGGTAGATAGGGCCACCAGGCACGCCATATAAATATTTGCTTTACTGTTAGAACAAATACTCATACTCCCTTCGcgttaaaataagtgtctcaactttttaCTAACTTTATACTAAGCTTGAGGTatctattttgggacggagggagtatagttATTTAATACCCCCTAAACAGTTATACAAACTTCGACATGTAAGTGGACCTAATtaggccctgtttctttaaaaagtcctaggacttttttttagccccaactaaaaagtccctagtccctatccgtttcttttcagggactaaacatggactagagatcattaaatgacatgtaaaaagaccatgctacccctagtaatgtagtagaagttattaaatgacatgctaaaagtagggacactgttggaaaaagtgtcaaaaagttccaaaaagtccctcccatagggacttctttctttagtcccaaatacacTCTTTTAGTCCTTAAAATTTCCTCCCGTTTCTTTCACAtgagactaaaagggactttttttagtccctacagcaAAAAGTCCCTGTAAAGAAACACCCCCTTAACCTACACGTAGTTGAAAGGGGTCCATTTGTAGCCCTTGGGTCTAGAAATAATACTCCACCTAGTTAAGCTAGGTCTCCATTTATGTTCACCACTACGGCAGAAAAACCTGGACCTCTAGTAGTCAATTCTTTCAGGAATATTGACATGTACATAAAAGGAAGGGACCGTGCCTCGCAACCAACGAAtctgattttaatgatgctcgagCTTCTGGCCCGGTCAAAGCTGAATATTTTGCTCCATGGAACTTAATCTTGAGGTCCGACAACTGCTCAGACATGCATACAATGGAGCTCACGGTTCACTGCCTTTTTCATACCATGTTCTATAAAAATCGATGAGGGTGGAAACCCTAACACCAACCATTGCGGAATAAGACCACCAATTTACCCACACCCCTTATCCCTTCCTATGAGAACAGCGAGCAAATCAACGATGACATAAAGATGAATGGAGGCATCGATCTCGTTGTCTCAAACCCTTTGTCTCGTCCAAAAATAGTGAACGTTGTCATCATTACTCTTAATTCCTACACTCCCACCTTGGACAAAATTTGCAATCCTGACTAGTGATAAGTTGACAACATAAATCCACCTAGTGCAGCACTTATTAACCGTCCATCTTACCTAGGACCTAGAAGAGTATCAATGTAATCTCCATAGCTTTGGGTGTTTTCTCAGAAATCAATATATGCCAACTGGTGAACGTTAATTATAGATTACGTCAAAATTTTATTTGGAAGCTCCGGCTGCCATTAAAAATCTAGATTGGTTCATTTTTGTTGGAAGTGTGCGATTTATGTTTATGGCGGGTTATTTGGATCACTCAGAACAAAATTACTTTCAGAAAAAAGTGGTTCCAACTTGTTGTAGGTAATCCTCATGGCTGTTCACTGGATATGTATTTAGTCCTCATAGTAGCGTGTGGGGGTGCTAGATCCGTTGGTCTTTAAGTGTAGCCACATGGAAATGATAGCATAGGATTATTCAAACAACATGGATGACGGTATAGTCAGAGGATTGATGCAGCATAAGTGTGAAATGCAATCCCTATTGTGGTTGGCGTAGCTTCTAAGCTCGAGATATGTTTATTCCTTGTATGATGTAATACTTTATAGTAACATATGGCCAGTGCAGAGCCGAGGGGCTTCACTCTTGATATTAAAAAAACATGGAGGTCATAAAGGTTTGCCACAAGCATATCTGATGTTATTAAAGTAAACTGGCTAGTTAGTAGAAAGCTAGCTAGCTAGATTCACAAATCTTTATATTTCTATTAGTAGATGACAATGTCTTCCATTATTTTTGGATGGCCGGTCCAGTATGCCAATCATGCATGTCTAAGCATACTGGCGAACAATTTTTTTATAATaaatttaaaaaattcaaaagaaTGGATTTGAACTATTTTTGAATTGTGTGCGATAGAAACATAATAGTTTGATTAGCATAATATGAAATTGgagttatatttaggaatggagggagtagatgatATTGTCTTGTTCCAGTAGAACTTTTGGATAACTAATGCCACTATGCCAGTATAAAAGCATATTGCACGCAAAGTATAAAAGCAAACAGTGATGTACTGATGATTTAACTAGTTAAATTGTAGAATATTGTACACATGGATCTTTAAAGGTTGTCCGCAGGGCATGAGTGGAGGCCATAAATAGCCCTTCCACTAGCATCTCACTTGTTATAAATCAAGGCATAATTTAGCTAGTTAATTAGTATCACACTCATCATATAGCTTTCTTCCGGAAAGAAAGGCCAAACCACTCTCGCTATATCTCGAGCTAGTTAACTTGATTGCCTTGATCAAGAGAGAAGAATGGATTGGAAACCGATGGTGACGATGATGGCGGTGGTCACCGTGTTCGCGGTGATGAACACGCTGACAAAGATGGCCTTTAACGAAGGGATGCACACTACCGTCCTCATCGTTCTCCGCCAGCTCACGGCGACGCTCTTCCTCGCCCCGATCGCCTACTTCAAAGAGAGGTTCGTGCCAGCCTAATTAATGTTCTTGCAAATATAGGTATTGGCCGCATCATAGATGGAGAGACGGAGAGTAATGAAATGTTTTTATTGTAAGAAAAGACACTAGTTTCTGATGTTGAGTTGGCTACTTAATTTCTATATGGTttccatgcatatatatatatgtaggaAGACTAGACCTAAGATGACCACAGAGATCTTCGTCTACCTCTTCTTGAGTGCCTTGCTCGGGTAATTAATCTATTTTGCTTATAATTACATCAAGTGTGGCGAGAGTAACATGTGTTGATCATATGCTAATTAAATTACTGTATGTATGGCAATGGCATGGCAGAGCGTCACTGACCCAATGGCTCTTCTTCTTTGGGCTGCGGTACACCACGGCGACGTTCGCGAGCGCCTTCATCAACATGACCCCCATGTTCACCTTTCTTCTGGCGCTGCCGTTCAAGATCGAGAAGCTCGACGTGGCCACCGGCTCTGGCGCCGCCAAGCTCACCGGCACAGCCGTGGGGCTTGCCGGAGCGGTTTTGATGGCGCTCTACCAAGGCCCGGCCCTGACGGGGGCGCGTACGACGGACCACCACATGGCCACGGCTGCCGCCCACGGCGGGGCGTGGAGGTGGGCGATCGGGTCGGCGGCGCTGCTGGGCGGGTCGGCGAGCTGGTCGCTGTGGTTCATACTACAGTCCAAGATCGGGACCAAGTACCCAGCTCTGTACTCGAGCACGGCGTGGATGTTCCTGCTGAGCACGGCGCAGATGGCGGCCGTCGGGGCCGCGACGGAGGCGATGACCCTCGAGGTGTGGCTCCCCGGCACGGCGCTGAAGGCGGTGACGGTGCTGTTCGTGGGGGTGGTGGGGTCCGGGCTGGGGTTCCTGGCCATGTCGTGGTGCGTGGAGCGGCGCGGGCCCGTGTTCACCACGGCGTTCATGCCGCTGATCCAGATGATCGCCGCCGGGATCAACGTGACGGTGCTCCACGAGCAGCTCCGCCTCGGGAGCGTGGTCGGGTCGGCGGTGGTGGTCGTGGGGCTATACTTGGTCCTCTGGGGGAAGAGCAACGAGGCGAGCAGCAAACCCAAGTTGCCTCCTCCCTCACATTCCAAGCTCGCCTTGGATGAAGAAACGGAGCGTGGTGTTGATACGCGGATCACGCAGAGTGTGTAACTGTCTCTTTGCAGTCGGCACCAAAGGAACATACTTCCATTTTTTCTCCATCTTTTTACTAGTAGAATCAAGTGAACTTTAGATAGGTTAGTGGAAATAATTCACGTGGATAAGTCAAAGTGGATTATTGTTCCAAcgggtattttttttattttcaataatacAAGGCTTTACAAGCCTGACTTTATGTTTTTTCTTCAGAGATGGCCTGACTTTACTCACCGATTTTCTGTCCTGGGGCGATGTGAACGTTCAGGGaattccggggaccggttacggggacctcgtcaaaactcacagaatttatccattctggctagttttatgctattactcactgattttggatcccgccgcGATCAGAACGGTCGGGGAACTCCAGGaat
This genomic stretch from Hordeum vulgare subsp. vulgare chromosome 6H, MorexV3_pseudomolecules_assembly, whole genome shotgun sequence harbors:
- the LOC123403571 gene encoding WAT1-related protein At3g30340-like; translated protein: MDWKPMVTMMAVVTVFAVMNTLTKMAFNEGMHTTVLIVLRQLTATLFLAPIAYFKERKTRPKMTTEIFVYLFLSALLGASLTQWLFFFGLRYTTATFASAFINMTPMFTFLLALPFKIEKLDVATGSGAAKLTGTAVGLAGAVLMALYQGPALTGARTTDHHMATAAAHGGAWRWAIGSAALLGGSASWSLWFILQSKIGTKYPALYSSTAWMFLLSTAQMAAVGAATEAMTLEVWLPGTALKAVTVLFVGVVGSGLGFLAMSWCVERRGPVFTTAFMPLIQMIAAGINVTVLHEQLRLGSVVGSAVVVVGLYLVLWGKSNEASSKPKLPPPSHSKLALDEETERGVDTRITQSV